tttatcattttgtggagatatttgattggaaaagAACCGGGACCCACGTGGGAGAGAAGATCGATGTGCCTGCATGCAATCCAGGTGTCCATACTTGCTCTTCCCTTGAATGGGTTTCCTTCTCAGACTACACTTTGATCGCTTCCACGACTGCACTACGGATCCTCAATTTAGCCACATCTTAGTCggttttttaatgaaaaaaaaaaacaaacaaacaaactataaTCTTTTCAATTATTCACATTTaattttactctctttttttttttcctcataaaaaactgaacctaaaaaaattactaatttccaataaaaattatcattatggTGACCTATCAGTATAGTgatcctgtttttttttttatttttttatttttttttaagcaaggAAGGGAAGGGGGAAACGACTACAAAGGTGAGTCTCTCCCGCTCCTAATCcggaaggaagaaagaaaaagggaacaAACGAAAATACTTTCAAACATATTGTGAGAAGTGACTCGTTTAGCAACCAAATGTGCTATTAAATTAGCATATCTTGAAGCTTTCCAAGTGATCCTATTTTATTGTTCTAACTTCTAAAGGTTGAACTAGAAGTATATTCAAAGTGATACCACTTGGAATACTTTAACTCAAAATCTTGTGCTAAATCCTTGTAGGCCAACTTTTGATTCACATATTacgtttaataataataataataataataatttccaATCGTCAACACCGGAAACTTATTTACCCCTTGCcttttgctattaaaaaaaaaattataaaaaatcctTATGAAACAGGCCGACGAGTTCCatataaagcatatatatatatatatatatatatatattgtccaaCACTCCTGAAGGGTCATTTCTATGACAAATATGATCATCAAATGATTTTGCATTCTTGGCGGTGGAATATGACTTTGattctatattttcaacgaagcATGAAAGATTTAAGTTAAACTAGCCTATAAACATGTATTTgtaataagattaaaaaacgTGCCCGTGAGATTCACGTACGTACTCATCTGTAAAGACATATCAGTTTAATAATTAGATcgaatttgaataattttttcaatctaGTTTGAAGAACAACCGTCTCATAAACATCTTTTATATGATGCCCGGCCGGCATTTAATTAGTTTTCTTGCCGGCTGATTAAATAGATAAACCAACAAATCAGTAAGCAATTACAACCATAGAGCAGGATTATTAGATTGTAAAAGGAGCAATTTTcaattgttaatatatatatatatattctaattaattgaaaaaaagggTTACAAAAGAGGATCATTGCCACTAACATAAACCGAAAAAAGGATGAACTttccaacaacaaacccaaaacgaATAATACAGtacaaaaataagaataaacCATAAAAAATTGGACAAACAAGTATCTCGGTCCTCTCAAATTAGTCCCATAAAGTGATAACAGCAACAAAAAGTGGATATATTAAAGCAAACTTATCTAAACCTCCACTTAAAAATTGTAACAACCACCTAAAGGAAGCTAAAGTGGTAAAAGCATTGTCAAAGTCTAATACATGAGAGCCCCAACACAGATTCGATTGCAAAAGTCTTCGCAGAACGATCTAACACTGAAAAGCTGGAAAACAATAACCCAAACAACACAAAAGCagcaaacaaaaagaaaagttgcAAAACTctagcaaaataaaaatacagagaaaatgataaaaatagcAAATAAAGAGTATTGCTTATTTGAAGATTGTAAGCACATAAAGAGCATTGTCCATCAACATCACCCCTTTGTTAACCCAAGAACTTGAAGGGGGCTCATTTGAAGTTCTTTACAAAGTCAACATGGCTGTCACGCTGAGCCCGTATTCATCATTGCCATTACCATTTCTCCACTAGAGAGACCTTTCTTAATGCTATCCCCAAAAGGTTTGCTGATAAGGGCCGAAGGAATGGTGATATTCTGAAGATAACCAAAATCAGCATTCTCTTCTTCAGGAGTGGCGAGGGAAATCAATGGTTCAATCATGTCATCTGCAATAAGAATAGCTGCTGCTCCACTATTCTGTGCTCTCCATACCTTCAAGGCGAAGCAACAATCTGCCAGCACATCAAACTTTCATTCAAAAGAAGAcgaaaaaatatattgaaaaaaagaaaaaacttcgAATGAAACTTTTTTCGAACAGCCGACCTCCTCGATCAGCAAGGAGGAAGGTGGGTAGGCTTCCGGGCTTCGCCTTGAATGCGATATCTACGTGATCGAAGCTCTTGCATGCCTTTTGATTGGCTTTGGGGTAAATCACAAAGCCAAACGTGGTTCCTCTATGCTGAGGAACCCCAAAATTTCCAATTGCACAATCATACACACCCTTCAACGAGTTTGGTGAAGTGACTCTCAAGCTGTTTTTCTCCACCACAAAGCTTCCCACACAAAACCCCCATAGCATAAACCAAACACAGAGCAAAAAACCTAGCTTTTCCCCCTTATTCTGAAGGACTCTCCCTCAAACCAATCCACCAAAAGAGAAAGACCCAGAACAAGAAACCCAATCTAGTGTGTTTTCCtccaaaaacccaacaaaacgATAACTCGGATTGCAATGAATACCATAAATAAGCTAAACCATATTTGATAAGCTAaagctctgtttttttttcttttatcaaataGAATTGGACTTTGAGAACCCAGATCAGAATTAACCACTTTTTACACGGTAAGTTATCTGGGTCTTGAGCTGAAGCTGGAGAAAACCATACAAAAGCAGAAAAAAGCATTCAACGGTGGAAAAATCCAAGAAGGTTGGAATTGAAAGACGTGTCAGTTACGCTCAACGGTAATTCCGATCCTTTCTCTCTATAACTTGCCGATCAATTCCAGGTAATTGATTTATAGGAAGAAGTAGTTAATGAACCGTCTTCTGATATAGATATTGTGAGATATAAACCGCCATTAGTAAAGGTCTCTctcagaaaatataaaaaaggaaaCTTTGTTGTTTACAGTGTTGGCTTTTATTGCGATGTTTTCTATAATTTTGTGAAGATACTTGACTGGAAGAGAACAGGGACCCACGTGGGAGAGAAGATTGATGTGGCCCTGCATGCAATCCAGGCGTCTATCCTGCTCTTAATTAAATGGCGTCCATTTTGTCCAGATAATGATTCAAACATATGTCATCGATAATGCATACAATATGCAATTAAAAGAATCAAAACGAGGAAAATCAGCTTCACCCGACATAATAAATATGTTGGCACTTGGCACCCCATTTCAGAGGAACACATCCTGATTTATTTAATCAAAGTTCCAAGCCATTCCAGAAGAACACATCCTGATCCAAATAATTACTAAGCAAATGGGATTACACGAAATGCCTGTGGTTGTGGTGATGGCGTCCATAGTCATCCCATCCAAAGCACTTGAAGACAGGGTAAAAAGCCACAAAAATGCATCTTCTAAGGCCCCTGAGAAACGAAGAGGCTACGAAGCATGGGTAGCAGCAACACATTAAAAATGGGTCATCATCATTATATGTGCTGCCTCCATCATGACGTTGATAGTATCCGCGAGAATGAATTataggatgatgatgatgaaccATGTTCTTCCTTCAActatgaaacaaaataaaaaacagccCATCAATCAGAATCCACACTTAAGGAGAcccttttcttatatatatatataaaagaagaaaataagaagagtATGTCAAAAAGTTGTCTCGGTGATAAACCCAATTTGTCATCATTTGTGTTTGAGAAGAAGAGTATgtttcttcttatatatatatatatattccttgtAACTAGAATGAATGTTTGTCGACTCTTGAAAGTAAGCAAGAAGCTAGAGTAAAATGATAGACCACAATCGATAATCAGACCTCGTAATTCTCGTACGTAGCCAAGGTGTCTTGCAAATACGAAGATCTGGAAACTGTACAAATTTGGCTGCCGGAttagagaagagaagagaactCAATAATGGCTTTAAGCTATAATCCTCGTTGGATATTTCTCAAGGGAATCAAATTCCTAGAGGGTTCCTGAACGGCGTTGTAAAAAAGCTATCACGTAAAAAAGCTAAAAGAGAGAGCATTTGGAATTCTGGCCTACCATTCTTTTGATTCATACCGTTCATTTAATTCCAAAATGGATGGTCTGGATCATTagcaataaaataatgaaaagaaaattaaacggAAGTACTTAGGATAGGGCAGTCAGACCATCACTCACGACCCTCAAGTGAGTGGTTAGCCGCCCAAGAGTTTGGTTGGGGGTAGGCCAACCACACTCAAACCCTCAAGAGATGATCGTAACACTTTCGAGGGTTCAAGGCCATCCTAAACTATCAGAGGTAGTGCCACTGCCACTTGGAGTGGCCATCCGCCAATcttaaaaattgaaggggttgTTGGCTCATCCCAATCATACCTTTGGGGGCGGCCAACCATTCccttaaaagaataatttttaattattagacTTATTTGAAGAATTATAAGTACATAAAGCCTGGCCATCGTCATTATCACTTATTTCTTAATTCAACTgggattttttttctcatcaaaaaagtaaaaaaaagacaaaattaccattcaaatataactaattagatattcTCCGCTTCATTTGAAGGGGAGAGGATCTCATTCCACTTTAAAGAGGCTCAGGTTCTTTAGAAAGTTAGTATTGCTGTCACACTTTGGGGAGcgaaaatttataaaaaataaaaaaataaaataaaaaaagcccatACAACAAACAGAACATCAGAAACATTTTTGTATTCTTTCGGTGACAATTTTCACCAAATA
Above is a genomic segment from Corylus avellana chromosome ca9, CavTom2PMs-1.0 containing:
- the LOC132191339 gene encoding vacuolar-sorting receptor 1-like; its protein translation is MLWGFCVGSFVVEKNSLRVTSPNSLKGVYDCAIGNFGVPQHRGTTFGFVIYPKANQKACKSFDHVDIAFKAKPGSLPTFLLADRGDCCFALKVWRAQNSGAAAILIADDMIEPLISLATPEEENADFGYLQNITIPSALISKPFGDSIKKGLSSGEMVMAMMNTGSA